In a genomic window of Gossypium arboreum isolate Shixiya-1 chromosome 9, ASM2569848v2, whole genome shotgun sequence:
- the LOC108454123 gene encoding interactor of constitutive active ROPs 2, chloroplastic isoform X3, with protein sequence MQEAEEAKKQLSAMSAKLEESEQQLMEISASEDDRVQELRKLSQDRDRAWQSELEAVQKQHSMDSAALASAMNEIQKLKVQLEKAHESEALQTKHAESAHTEIQNLRIELTETLSLVQKLKSELTDCRESESQALEVVHKTQTQLEAANKTIEMLGSDATKETKAYNTLTLELEQSKARVKSLEGLVSKLQAELIGNSSKTVEHLKDNKLPQQDGENEGIQQLNSELNFAKLEVNKLRSALDAAEVRYQEEYIRSTLQIRGAYEQVERIKAQSCQREAELEEELKKTKADADELRANLMDKETEKQSISEEIEELNLKIEKKGSNERESELAIELKKLEADLTELKANLTAKETELQSIREQNKMLKTEIMNMETGSNKVGEESVALLEAARSAEREALMKVGYLTEEADKSSRRAARATEQLDAAQEANTEMEAELRRLKVQLDQWRKAAEAATAMLSSGNKGKHSDKTKSVDSNYNPGNGSPNSEDMDDDSPKKKNGNMLKKIGVLWKKGQK encoded by the coding sequence ATGCAAGAGGCTGAGGAGGCCAAGAAGCAGCTATCAGCAATGTCAGCTAAGCTTGAAGAATCCGAACAGCAATTGATGGAAATTTCTGCCTCTGAGGATGACCGTGTGCAAGAACTTCGTAAGCTTTCTCAAGACCGAGATCGAGCATGGCAGTCTGAACTTGAGGCAGTCCAGAAACAGCACTCAATGGATTCTGCAGCCTTGGCTTCTGCCATGAATGAAATTCAAAAGCTTAAAGTTCAGCTGGAAAAAGCACATGAATCTGAGGCCCTTCAAACTAAGCACGCTGAATCCGCGCATACTGAGATTCAGAACTTGAGAATTGAACTAACTGAAACTCTCTCCTTGGTTCAAAAACTTAAGTCTGAGCTCACTGATTGCAGAGAATCTGAATCGCAGGCTCTTGAAGTTGTTCACAAAACCCAAACACAACTGGAAGCAGCAAATAAAACCATAGAAATGCTGGGTTCTGATGCGACGAAAGAAACCAAAGCTTACAACACATTGACGTTGGAATTGGAGCAATCAAAAGCTAGAGTTAAGTCACTGGagggacttgtgagcaagctccAGGCTGAACTGATTGGTAATAGCAGCAAAACGGTCGAGCATCTCAAAGACAATAAACTACCCCAACAGGATGGAGAAAACGAGGGCATACAGCAGCTTAACTCTGAGCTTAATTTTGCAAAACTTGAAGTGAATAAATTGAGATCAGCACTGGATGCAGCTGAGGTCAGGTACCAAGAAGAATATATTCGGAGTACGCTGCAAATTAGAGGTGCTTATGAACAAGTGGAGCGTATAAAAGCACAGTCATGCCAGAGGGAAGCTGAACTGGAggaagaattaaagaaaacaaaagccGATGCTGACGAATTGAGAGCAAATTTAATGGATAAGGAGACTGAAAAGCAGAGTATTTCCGAGGAAATTGAGGAACTGAATTTGAAGATTGAGAAAAAAGGGTCTAACGAAAGAGAATCTGAACTTGCAATAGAGTTGAAGAAGTTAGAGGCAGATTTGACAGAGTTGAAAGCAAATTTGACAGCAAAGGAAACGGAATTGCAGAGCATAAGAGagcaaaacaaaatgctcaaaacaGAAATTATGAACATGGAAACGGGTAGCAACAAAGTTGGTGAAGAATCGGTCGCATTGTTGGAAGCAGCAAGGTCCGCAGAGCGAGAGGCGCTGATGAAAGTTGGTTATTTAACAGAAGAAGCAGATAAGAGTAGCCGAAGAGCAGCACGAGCAACCGAGCAGCTGGATGCAGCACAAGAAGCAAACACTGAAATGGAGGCAGAGTTGCGGAGACTGAAGGTGCAGCTGGATCAGTGGAGAAAGGCAGCTGAGGCAGCTACTGCCATGCTTTCATCCGGGAACAAAGGGAAACATTCAGACAAGACAAAATCTGTTGACAGCAACTATAACCCTGGAAATGGTTCGCCGAACTCGGAAGACATGGATGATGATTCACCCAAGAAGAAGAATGGAAACATGTTAAAAAAGATTGGTGTGTTATGGAAGAAAGGTCAGAAGTAG